A genomic stretch from Brachionichthys hirsutus isolate HB-005 unplaced genomic scaffold, CSIRO-AGI_Bhir_v1 contig_399, whole genome shotgun sequence includes:
- the LOC137916675 gene encoding transcription factor AP-2-delta-like, whose protein sequence is MSSTFPGLVHDAEIRHDGSNSYRLMQLGCLESVANSSVAYSSSSPLTYPAAAATEFASPYFSANHQYTPLHHQSFHYEFQHSHPAVAPEAYGLNSLHSGQYYQQIHHGEPADFINLHNARSALKSSCLDEQQRRELGCLDAYRRHDLSLMTSHGSQAYGVGMHHPDQRLIPGAGLGLSAPASDDLQGSVEAQCGLVLNGQGGVIRRGGTCVVNPTDLFCSVPGRLSLLSSTSKYKVTIAEVKRRLSPPECLNASLLGGILRRAKSKNGGRCLREKLDRLGLNLPAGRRKAANVTLLTSLVEGEALHLARDFGYTCETEFPSKAVGEHLARQHSEPKETSARKKMVLATKQICKEFQDLLSQDRSPLGSSRPTPILDMDIQRHLTHFSLITHGFGTPAVCAALSTFQTVLSEMLNYLDKNSGGKAGGATEQQINNSSEKTQLRKSGEPQSKDGKTEKTE, encoded by the exons ATGTCATCGACCTTCCCCGGACTTGTCCACGACGCAGAG ATACGTCACGACGGATCAAACAGCTACCGGCTCATGCAGCTCGGCTGCCTGGAGTCCGTGGCCAACTCTTCGGTGgcctactcctcctcctccccgctcaCCTACCCGGCGGCGGCCGCCACGGAGTTCGCCTCGCCCTACTTCTCGGCCAACCACCAGTACACGCCGCTCCACCACCAGTCCTTCCACTACGAGTTCCAGCACTCCCACCCGGCCGTGGCGCCGGAGGCCTACGGGCTGAACTCGCTGCACTCGGGCCAGTATTACCAGCAGATCCACCACGGGGAACCCGCCGACTTCATCAACCTGCACAACGCGCGCTCGGCCCTCAAGTCCTCCTGCCTGGACGAGCAGCAGCGGCGGGAGCTCGGGTGCCTCGACGCGTACCGGCGCCATGATCTTTCGCTGATGACGTCACATGGCTCTCAGGCCTACGGCGTCGGCATGCACCACCCGGACCAGCGGCTGATACCCGGCGCCGGCCTGGGTCTCTCCGCGCCTGCGTCAGACGACCTGCAG GGCTCCGTGGAGGCGCAGTGCGGGCTGGTGCTGAACGGCCAGGGGGGCGTCATCCGGAGAG GAGGAACGTGCGTAGTGAATCCCACAGACTTGTTCTGTTCGGTACCGGGTCGACTGTCCCTGCTCAGCTCCACCTCCAAGTACAAAGTCACCATCGCCGAGGTGAAAAGAAGACTGTCCCCGCCAGAGTGCCTCAACGCCTCCTTATTGGGGGGCATACTGCGTAG AGCAAAGTCTAAGAACGGAGGCCGGTGTCTCCGGGAGAAATTAGACCGTCTGGGCCTCAACCTGCCGGCAGGACGGAGGAAAGCTGCCAACGTCACGCTGCTCACCTCCCTGGTGGAAG GTGAGGCCCTCCACCTGGCGAGGGACTTCGGCTACACCTGCGAGACAGAGTTTCCCAGTAAGGCGGTCGGGGAACATTTGGCAAGGCAGCACAGCGAGCCCAAAGAAACCAGCGCACGCAAGAAAATGGTTCTGGCCACAAA GCAAATCTGTAAGGAGTTCCAGGATTTACTGAGCCAAGACCGttctcctctgggctcctccAGACCGACCCCCATCCTGGACATGGACATCCAGAGACACCTCACACACTTCAG TCTGATCACTCACGGGTTTGGCACGCCGGCGGTCTGCGCCGCCCTCAGCACCTTCCAGACGGTCCTGAGCGAGATGCTCAACTACCTGGACAAGAACTCCGGCGGCAAAGCGGGCGGAGCGACCGAACAGCAAATCAACAACAGCTCGGAGAAGACGCAGCTCCGGAAAAGCGGCGAGCCCCAGAGCAAAGACGGGAAGACGGAAAAGACTGAGTAG